One genomic window of Gossypium hirsutum isolate 1008001.06 chromosome D11, Gossypium_hirsutum_v2.1, whole genome shotgun sequence includes the following:
- the LOC107935698 gene encoding disease resistance protein RUN1 isoform X1, which produces MLIYLLFLVSLRGSGDLFSDFEHQIEISFSFHTSSCCRYLRLLRPFLERNMMFFLSFRGEDTRKNFTGHLYDALKSSGIVTFRDDPKLDAGEEIAPELSKAIQQSWCSVIIFSKTYAFSGWCLEELAEIVQQKNANGHKVFPIFYQVDPSDLRNQKEKVEEAFAKHEVRYKEDKDKIQKWRNALAEVAKIKGWHLHNGNESEFIGDIVRKISAKLCETYPIVHDELVGISLPLKELYSKINIGEDDVRIIGICGMGGIGKTTLARVVYTQMSPHFEGKSFLADIREVSNKCGLVSLQKQLLSQILPNECFNFFNVHKGNAIISRRLCSEKVLVVLDDVDNVQHLKCLVGRRDWFGLGSRIIVTTRDEHLLRSYGVDGVYKPKTMNPDDALRLFNLNAFHSDTVPKDDFIELSEHVVCYAGGLPLALEVLGSFLCERDIVQWRSAIERLKEDSNKEILNTLRISFDGLEEKEKNIFLDIACFFNGEKRDLVMKVLDGCEFFPDIGIDILIKKSLIKVSDDNQHLRMHALLQEMGRKIVEEKCVDEPRKRCRLWKEKDVHHVLTKNTATEVIEGMIIDNKRESSKMLNLCADTFSKMKNLRLLKVLCQTNCDDLKYLSNELRLLYWTGYLLRCLPSSFQPNNLVALLLPYSRIKLLWKGNRPLYKLKIMNLKGCQNLIKTPNFTTASNLEVLILEGCTKLVDIHPSIGVLKSLKLLNLRDCKSLRVFR; this is translated from the exons ATGCTCATATACTTACTTTTTCTAGTTTCTTTGCGAGGATCGGGCGATCTATTTTCTGATTTTGAGCACCAGATAGAGATATCCTTCTCCTTTCATACATCCTCATGCTGTCGTTACCTTCGACTTCTTCGCCCATTTCTAGAAAGAAATATGATGTTTTTCTTGAGTTTTAGAGGTGAAGATACTCGCAAGAACTTCACGGGTCATCTTTATGATGCTCTAAAGAGTAGTGGAATCGTCACCTTCAGGGATGATCCAAAGCTGGACGCTGGCGAAGAGATCGCACCCGAACTCTCCAAAGCAATTCAGCAATCATGGTGCTCggtaattattttttcaaaaacctaTGCCTTTTCAGGATGGTGCTTGGAGGAGCTTGCTGAAATTGTTCAACAAAAAAATGCTAACGGACATAAAGTATTTCCAATTTTCTACCAAGTGGATCCATCCGATTtaagaaaccaaaaagaaaaagtagaAGAAGCCTTTGCCAAACATGAAGTGAGGTACAAGGAAGATAAAGACAAGATCCAAAAGTGGCGAAATGCTTTGGCTGAAGTAGCTAAGATCAAAGGATGGCATTTACATAATGG GAATGAATCAGAGTTTATCGGAGACATTGTTAGGAAGATATCAGCCAAATTATGTGAGACATATCCAATTGTTCATGATGAATTGGTTGGAATTAGCTTACCTTTGAAGGAGCTGTATTCGAAAATAAACATCGGGGAAGATGATGTCCGCATTATAGGAATTTGCGGAATGGGTGGCATCGGTAAAACAACTCTTGCGAGGGTTGTTTACACTCAAATGTCACCTCATTTTGAAGGCAAAAGCTTTCTTGCTGATATTCGAGAAGTTTCAAACAAATGTGGACTTGTTTCTTTACAGAAACAACTTCTTTCTCAAATCTTGCCAAATGAATGCTTCAATTTTTTCAATGTTCATAAAGGGAATGCCATAATTAGCCGCAGGTTGTGTAGTGAAAAGGTTCTTGTTGTTCTTGATGATGTTGATAATGTACAACACTTGAAATGCTTGGTTGGAAGGCGTGATTGGTTTGGTTTAGGGAGTCGAATCATTGTAACAACAAGAGATGAACATTTACTCCGATCTTACGGAGTCGATGGTGTGTATAAGCCTAAAACAATGAATCCAGACGATGCACTTAGACTTTTCAATTTGAATGCTTTTCATAGTGATACAGTGCCAAAAGATGATTTCATTGAGCTTTCTGAACATGTTGTATGTTATGCTGGTGGTCTCCCCTTAGCTCTTGAAGTTTTGGGCTCATTTTTGTGCGAAAGAGATATAGTTCAATGGAGAAGCGCAATCGAAAGACTTAAAGAAGATTCTAACAAAGAAATTCTTAACACGCTAAGAATTAGCTTTGATGGATTGGAAGAAAAGGAGAAGAACATATTTCTAGATATAGCGTGCTTCTTCAATGGTGAGAAGAGAGATTTGGTAATGAAAGTATTGGATGGTTGTGAGTTTTTTCCAGATATTGGAATCGATATTCTCATTAAAAAATCTCTCATAAAAGTTAGTGATGACAACCAACATTTGCGGATGCATGCCTTGTTGCAAGAAATGGGAAGAAAAATTGTTGAAGAAAAATGTGTTGATGAACCTCGAAAACGTTGTAGATTGTGGAAAGAAAAAGATGTCCATCATGTCCTAACAAAAAACACG gcTACCGAAGTGATTGAAGGTATGATCATCGACAATAAAAG GGAATCAAGCAAGATGCTCAACTTGTGTGCCGATACCTTCTCAAAGATGAAAAACTTGAGACTGCTCAAAGTGCTTTGCCAAACAAATTGTGATGAtctcaaatatctttctaatgAACTACGGCTTTTATATTGGACAGGATATCTTTTAAGATGCTTACCTTCAAGCTTCCAACCAAACAACCTTGTTGCACTTCTTTTACCATATAGTCGCATTAAACTACTATGGAAGGGAAATAGA CCCTTGTATAAGTTGAAAATAATGAACCTCAAAGGTTGCCAAAACCTGATCAAGACACCAAACTTCACAACAGCATCAAatcttgaagttttaattttggaaGGCTGTACCAAATTAGTGGATATTCATCCATCAATAGGAGTGCTTAAGAGCCTTAaacttttgaatttaagagaTTGCAAAAGTCTTAGAGTCTTCCGATAA
- the LOC107935698 gene encoding disease resistance protein RUN1 isoform X2 gives MLIYLLFLVSLRGSGDLFSDFEHQIEISFSFHTSSCCRYLRLLRPFLERNMMFFLSFRGEDTRKNFTGHLYDALKSSGIVTFRDDPKLDAGEEIAPELSKAIQQSWCSVIIFSKTYAFSGWCLEELAEIVQQKNANGHKVFPIFYQVDPSDLRNQKEKVEEAFAKHEVRYKEDKDKIQKWRNALAEVAKIKGWHLHNGNESEFIGDIVRKISAKLCETYPIVHDELVGISLPLKELYSKINIGEDDVRIIGICGMGGIGKTTLARVVYTQMSPHFEGKSFLADIREVSNKCGLVSLQKQLLSQILPNECFNFFNVHKGNAIISRRLCSEKVLVVLDDVDNVQHLKCLVGRRDWFGLGSRIIVTTRDEHLLRSYGVDGVYKPKTMNPDDALRLFNLNAFHSDTVPKDDFIELSEHVVCYAGGLPLALEVLGSFLCERDIVQWRSAIERLKEDSNKEILNTLRISFDGLEEKEKNIFLDIACFFNGEKRDLVMKVLDGCEFFPDIGIDILIKKSLIKVSDDNQHLRMHALLQEMGRKIVEEKCVDEPRKRCRLWKEKDVHHVLTKNTATEVIEGMIIDNKRESSKMLNLCADTFSKMKNLRLLKVLCQTNCDDLKYLSNELRLLYWTGYLLRCLPSSFQPNNLVALLLPYSRIKLLWKGNRSCKVSED, from the exons ATGCTCATATACTTACTTTTTCTAGTTTCTTTGCGAGGATCGGGCGATCTATTTTCTGATTTTGAGCACCAGATAGAGATATCCTTCTCCTTTCATACATCCTCATGCTGTCGTTACCTTCGACTTCTTCGCCCATTTCTAGAAAGAAATATGATGTTTTTCTTGAGTTTTAGAGGTGAAGATACTCGCAAGAACTTCACGGGTCATCTTTATGATGCTCTAAAGAGTAGTGGAATCGTCACCTTCAGGGATGATCCAAAGCTGGACGCTGGCGAAGAGATCGCACCCGAACTCTCCAAAGCAATTCAGCAATCATGGTGCTCggtaattattttttcaaaaacctaTGCCTTTTCAGGATGGTGCTTGGAGGAGCTTGCTGAAATTGTTCAACAAAAAAATGCTAACGGACATAAAGTATTTCCAATTTTCTACCAAGTGGATCCATCCGATTtaagaaaccaaaaagaaaaagtagaAGAAGCCTTTGCCAAACATGAAGTGAGGTACAAGGAAGATAAAGACAAGATCCAAAAGTGGCGAAATGCTTTGGCTGAAGTAGCTAAGATCAAAGGATGGCATTTACATAATGG GAATGAATCAGAGTTTATCGGAGACATTGTTAGGAAGATATCAGCCAAATTATGTGAGACATATCCAATTGTTCATGATGAATTGGTTGGAATTAGCTTACCTTTGAAGGAGCTGTATTCGAAAATAAACATCGGGGAAGATGATGTCCGCATTATAGGAATTTGCGGAATGGGTGGCATCGGTAAAACAACTCTTGCGAGGGTTGTTTACACTCAAATGTCACCTCATTTTGAAGGCAAAAGCTTTCTTGCTGATATTCGAGAAGTTTCAAACAAATGTGGACTTGTTTCTTTACAGAAACAACTTCTTTCTCAAATCTTGCCAAATGAATGCTTCAATTTTTTCAATGTTCATAAAGGGAATGCCATAATTAGCCGCAGGTTGTGTAGTGAAAAGGTTCTTGTTGTTCTTGATGATGTTGATAATGTACAACACTTGAAATGCTTGGTTGGAAGGCGTGATTGGTTTGGTTTAGGGAGTCGAATCATTGTAACAACAAGAGATGAACATTTACTCCGATCTTACGGAGTCGATGGTGTGTATAAGCCTAAAACAATGAATCCAGACGATGCACTTAGACTTTTCAATTTGAATGCTTTTCATAGTGATACAGTGCCAAAAGATGATTTCATTGAGCTTTCTGAACATGTTGTATGTTATGCTGGTGGTCTCCCCTTAGCTCTTGAAGTTTTGGGCTCATTTTTGTGCGAAAGAGATATAGTTCAATGGAGAAGCGCAATCGAAAGACTTAAAGAAGATTCTAACAAAGAAATTCTTAACACGCTAAGAATTAGCTTTGATGGATTGGAAGAAAAGGAGAAGAACATATTTCTAGATATAGCGTGCTTCTTCAATGGTGAGAAGAGAGATTTGGTAATGAAAGTATTGGATGGTTGTGAGTTTTTTCCAGATATTGGAATCGATATTCTCATTAAAAAATCTCTCATAAAAGTTAGTGATGACAACCAACATTTGCGGATGCATGCCTTGTTGCAAGAAATGGGAAGAAAAATTGTTGAAGAAAAATGTGTTGATGAACCTCGAAAACGTTGTAGATTGTGGAAAGAAAAAGATGTCCATCATGTCCTAACAAAAAACACG gcTACCGAAGTGATTGAAGGTATGATCATCGACAATAAAAG GGAATCAAGCAAGATGCTCAACTTGTGTGCCGATACCTTCTCAAAGATGAAAAACTTGAGACTGCTCAAAGTGCTTTGCCAAACAAATTGTGATGAtctcaaatatctttctaatgAACTACGGCTTTTATATTGGACAGGATATCTTTTAAGATGCTTACCTTCAAGCTTCCAACCAAACAACCTTGTTGCACTTCTTTTACCATATAGTCGCATTAAACTACTATGGAAGGGAAATAGA TCTTGTAAGGTTTCCGAAGATTGA
- the LOC107935698 gene encoding TMV resistance protein N isoform X3, whose product MLIYLLFLVSLRGSGDLFSDFEHQIEISFSFHTSSCCRYLRLLRPFLERNMMFFLSFRGEDTRKNFTGHLYDALKSSGIVTFRDDPKLDAGEEIAPELSKAIQQSWCSVIIFSKTYAFSGWCLEELAEIVQQKNANGHKVFPIFYQVDPSDLRNQKEKVEEAFAKHEVRYKEDKDKIQKWRNALAEVAKIKGWHLHNGNESEFIGDIVRKISAKLCETYPIVHDELVGISLPLKELYSKINIGEDDVRIIGICGMGGIGKTTLARVVYTQMSPHFEGKSFLADIREVSNKCGLVSLQKQLLSQILPNECFNFFNVHKGNAIISRRLCSEKVLVVLDDVDNVQHLKCLVGRRDWFGLGSRIIVTTRDEHLLRSYGVDGVYKPKTMNPDDALRLFNLNAFHSDTVPKDDFIELSEHVVCYAGGLPLALEVLGSFLCERDIVQWRSAIERLKEDSNKEILNTLRISFDGLEEKEKNIFLDIACFFNGEKRDLVMKVLDGCEFFPDIGIDILIKKSLIKVSDDNQHLRMHALLQEMGRKIVEEKCVDEPRKRCRLWKEKDVHHVLTKNTATEVIEGMIIDNKRVERKSKGWKTEGMENLIGKMEN is encoded by the exons ATGCTCATATACTTACTTTTTCTAGTTTCTTTGCGAGGATCGGGCGATCTATTTTCTGATTTTGAGCACCAGATAGAGATATCCTTCTCCTTTCATACATCCTCATGCTGTCGTTACCTTCGACTTCTTCGCCCATTTCTAGAAAGAAATATGATGTTTTTCTTGAGTTTTAGAGGTGAAGATACTCGCAAGAACTTCACGGGTCATCTTTATGATGCTCTAAAGAGTAGTGGAATCGTCACCTTCAGGGATGATCCAAAGCTGGACGCTGGCGAAGAGATCGCACCCGAACTCTCCAAAGCAATTCAGCAATCATGGTGCTCggtaattattttttcaaaaacctaTGCCTTTTCAGGATGGTGCTTGGAGGAGCTTGCTGAAATTGTTCAACAAAAAAATGCTAACGGACATAAAGTATTTCCAATTTTCTACCAAGTGGATCCATCCGATTtaagaaaccaaaaagaaaaagtagaAGAAGCCTTTGCCAAACATGAAGTGAGGTACAAGGAAGATAAAGACAAGATCCAAAAGTGGCGAAATGCTTTGGCTGAAGTAGCTAAGATCAAAGGATGGCATTTACATAATGG GAATGAATCAGAGTTTATCGGAGACATTGTTAGGAAGATATCAGCCAAATTATGTGAGACATATCCAATTGTTCATGATGAATTGGTTGGAATTAGCTTACCTTTGAAGGAGCTGTATTCGAAAATAAACATCGGGGAAGATGATGTCCGCATTATAGGAATTTGCGGAATGGGTGGCATCGGTAAAACAACTCTTGCGAGGGTTGTTTACACTCAAATGTCACCTCATTTTGAAGGCAAAAGCTTTCTTGCTGATATTCGAGAAGTTTCAAACAAATGTGGACTTGTTTCTTTACAGAAACAACTTCTTTCTCAAATCTTGCCAAATGAATGCTTCAATTTTTTCAATGTTCATAAAGGGAATGCCATAATTAGCCGCAGGTTGTGTAGTGAAAAGGTTCTTGTTGTTCTTGATGATGTTGATAATGTACAACACTTGAAATGCTTGGTTGGAAGGCGTGATTGGTTTGGTTTAGGGAGTCGAATCATTGTAACAACAAGAGATGAACATTTACTCCGATCTTACGGAGTCGATGGTGTGTATAAGCCTAAAACAATGAATCCAGACGATGCACTTAGACTTTTCAATTTGAATGCTTTTCATAGTGATACAGTGCCAAAAGATGATTTCATTGAGCTTTCTGAACATGTTGTATGTTATGCTGGTGGTCTCCCCTTAGCTCTTGAAGTTTTGGGCTCATTTTTGTGCGAAAGAGATATAGTTCAATGGAGAAGCGCAATCGAAAGACTTAAAGAAGATTCTAACAAAGAAATTCTTAACACGCTAAGAATTAGCTTTGATGGATTGGAAGAAAAGGAGAAGAACATATTTCTAGATATAGCGTGCTTCTTCAATGGTGAGAAGAGAGATTTGGTAATGAAAGTATTGGATGGTTGTGAGTTTTTTCCAGATATTGGAATCGATATTCTCATTAAAAAATCTCTCATAAAAGTTAGTGATGACAACCAACATTTGCGGATGCATGCCTTGTTGCAAGAAATGGGAAGAAAAATTGTTGAAGAAAAATGTGTTGATGAACCTCGAAAACGTTGTAGATTGTGGAAAGAAAAAGATGTCCATCATGTCCTAACAAAAAACACG gcTACCGAAGTGATTGAAGGTATGATCATCGACAATAAAAG AGTGGAAAGAAAATCAAAAGGGTGGAAAACTGAAGGGATGGAAAACTTGATTGGAAAGATGGAAAATTGA